From Zalophus californianus isolate mZalCal1 chromosome 16, mZalCal1.pri.v2, whole genome shotgun sequence, one genomic window encodes:
- the SPATA32 gene encoding spermatogenesis-associated protein 32 isoform X2, producing the protein MGVTGANGFPCCGKESVDIVETQSGLSQHQLVPEEDEVELKKELLELEPPHKVDLDLEPELELEMESKPKDPEQRESRTESLQPPTQQDVSRWSVRSNSSYLSSVGEDQASTNQRSIRVQTSKHLFWADKHIQASEHSLERVINMQHGKNAGKTAGCQDQQSGPKATTCSKKQLQDPRAQPAPPTTSSQQPPNPHPSSSSLSPGIGLADLVNFASSLAAVASSSKMDLPNLEHIVKAPPQKVEAPSTDPDIQLSMDQQEKKKLIKDLLEKPLKAEESQKARKQEDKNFFHPYLGFSKPGIKRATIEGEVKLLQQQTWSPPPKGAVKGSVPRTRKGSPLLLKIHFKVSSPTSPEK; encoded by the exons ATGGGGGTGACAG GTGCCAATGGATTTCCCTGCTGTGGCAAGGAGTCAGTGGACATTgtggagacaca GAGTGGCCTAAGCCAACACCAGCTGGTACCAGAGGAAGATGAGGTCGAG CTGAAGAAAGAATTGCTGGAACTGGAGCCCCCACACAAAGTGGACCTGGACCTAGAGCCAGAACTGGAGCTGGAGATGGAGTCCAAGCCCAAGGACCCTGAGCAACGGGAGTCTAGGACAGAGTCCCTCCAGCCCCCCACGCAGCAGGACGTCAGCCGGTGGAGTGTGAGGTCAAATTCTAGCTACCTGAGTTCAGTAGGGGAGGACCAGGCGTCCACCAACCAACGCTCTATCCGCGTGCAGACCTCTAAGCACCTCTTCTGGGCAGACAAACACATCCAGGCCTCAGAACACAGCCTGGAGCGGGTGATCAACATGCAGCATGGCAAGAACGCAGGTAAGACCGCTGGCTGTCAGGACCAGCAGTCTGGCCCCAAGGCCACCACGTGCTCCAAGAAGCAGCTCCAGGACCCCAGGGCCCAGCCAGCTCCACCCACCACCAGCTCCCAGCAGCCACCAAACCCCCACCCGTCCTCTTCCAGTCTCTCGCCAGGCATCGGCTTGGCCGATCTGGTCAACTTTGCCTCCTCCTTGGCCGCCGTGGCCTCCTCCAGCAAGATGGACTTGCCCAACTTGGAGCATATTGTCAAAGCTCCACCTCAGAAGGTCGAGGCACCTTCTACAGATCCCGATATCCAGCTGTCCATGGaccagcaagagaagaaaaagctcATTAAGGACTTGCTAGAGAAACCACTTAAAGCCGAGGAGTCACAGAAAGCTCGGAAGCAGGAAGACAAGAACTTCTTCCACCCTTACCTCGGCTTCAGCAAGCCGGGGATCAAGAGGGCCACCATTGAAGGAGAAGTGAAGCTTCTCCAGCAACAGACCTGGTCCCCTCCGCCTAAAGGAGCCGTGAAAGG